Proteins from a genomic interval of Kitasatospora kifunensis:
- a CDS encoding DUF4232 domain-containing protein translates to MRVQRALAASAVVVVAGLALTACQDDVTVSASTGGGQTASAPSTAKTSGGTGASSGTTGSSTGGTGAKTPSSGSAGSKAPAGGASGSGTAATAACTTANLIPDVSVGSPTPSAEGNLSVTVSLANKGDACTLYGFAGVDLAMGSETNAVPRGFKQPGTVTLAKGEDSMFTIWYRPSPKGHPGTKVTTMTITPPGETHSVKLNWPGQELAAGADANGTDTLFLDPVAKH, encoded by the coding sequence ATGCGTGTTCAGCGTGCCCTGGCGGCAAGTGCGGTCGTGGTCGTGGCGGGGTTGGCGCTGACCGCTTGCCAGGACGACGTCACCGTGTCCGCCAGCACGGGCGGCGGCCAGACGGCGTCGGCGCCGAGCACAGCCAAGACCTCCGGCGGCACCGGGGCGTCTTCCGGTACCACGGGCTCGTCGACGGGTGGCACGGGGGCGAAGACTCCCTCCTCGGGCAGCGCGGGCTCCAAGGCCCCCGCCGGTGGCGCTTCCGGCTCGGGCACGGCGGCGACCGCCGCCTGCACCACGGCCAACCTGATCCCCGACGTCTCGGTGGGCAGTCCCACGCCGTCGGCGGAGGGCAACCTGTCGGTCACCGTCTCGCTCGCCAACAAGGGCGACGCCTGCACCCTGTACGGCTTCGCCGGGGTCGACCTGGCCATGGGCAGCGAGACCAACGCCGTGCCGCGCGGCTTCAAGCAGCCGGGTACCGTCACCCTCGCCAAGGGGGAGGACAGCATGTTCACCATCTGGTACCGCCCCAGCCCCAAGGGCCACCCCGGAACCAAGGTGACCACCATGACGATCACCCCGCCCGGGGAGACCCACTCGGTCAAGCTGAACTGGCCGGGACAGGAACTCGCCGCGGGCGCGGACGCCAACGGCACGGACACGCTGTTCCTGGACCCGGTCGCCAAGCACTGA
- a CDS encoding gamma-glutamyltransferase family protein, with protein MFTTRPTLQGTFGMAASSHWLATAAAMAVLEDGGNAFDAAVAAGFTLQVVEPHLNGPAGEVPIILAPAGGRPQVLCGQGGAPAGASIEHYTSLGLDEVPGTGPLAAAVPGAFDAWLLLLRDHGTKRLSEVLRYAIGYAANGHPALPAVGAAVAAVREQFETHWPSSAALYLPDGRPPAPGALLRNPALAATWRRLLAEAEAAGPGREQQIDAARRVWGQGFIAAALAEFAAQPAMDTSGEPHPGVLTGADLASFEARYEEPVSFEWHGWTVCKPGLWSQGPVFLQQLALLPDELTQFSPVQGAPAYGSPEYLHTLIEGGKLAMADREAWYGDNAQHAEVTAAELLDPAYSVERRALISEFASAELRPGRPGGRLPRLGRRAVDALRLGSSPAAALGSGEPSMSEPSMSEPSMSEPSISEPSASDPSIAADGSTKGDTCHLDVVDRWGNMVSATPSGGWLQSSPVVPQLGFPLGTRLQMAQLEPGLPNSLSPGRRPRTTLSPSLALRGGEPVLAFGTPGGDAQDQWSLHFFLAVALREPVRGGLDLQGAIDAPNWHHDSFPSSFHPHAMHPARVNVESRIGDDAIAELRRRGHRVRVGGPWSEGRLSAVARDPQTGILSAGANPRGMQGYAAGR; from the coding sequence ATGTTCACCACCCGACCAACCCTGCAGGGCACCTTCGGCATGGCGGCCTCGTCCCACTGGCTGGCCACGGCGGCGGCGATGGCGGTGCTGGAGGACGGCGGCAACGCCTTCGACGCCGCCGTGGCCGCGGGCTTCACGCTGCAGGTGGTCGAGCCGCACCTGAACGGCCCGGCCGGCGAGGTGCCGATCATCCTGGCCCCGGCCGGGGGCCGGCCGCAGGTGTTGTGCGGGCAGGGCGGGGCACCGGCCGGGGCCAGCATCGAGCACTACACCTCGCTCGGACTGGACGAGGTCCCCGGCACCGGGCCGCTGGCCGCCGCCGTCCCCGGCGCGTTCGACGCCTGGCTGCTGCTGCTTCGCGACCACGGCACCAAGCGCCTGTCCGAGGTGCTGCGGTACGCCATCGGCTATGCGGCGAACGGGCATCCGGCGCTGCCGGCCGTCGGGGCGGCGGTCGCGGCGGTGCGCGAGCAGTTCGAGACGCACTGGCCCAGCTCGGCCGCGCTCTACCTGCCGGACGGCCGCCCACCCGCGCCCGGGGCGCTGCTCCGCAATCCCGCGCTCGCCGCCACCTGGCGACGGCTGCTGGCCGAGGCGGAAGCCGCCGGGCCCGGGCGCGAACAGCAGATCGATGCGGCGCGGCGGGTCTGGGGGCAGGGGTTCATCGCGGCGGCGCTGGCCGAGTTCGCCGCGCAGCCGGCGATGGACACCTCCGGCGAGCCGCACCCGGGCGTACTCACCGGCGCCGACCTCGCCAGCTTCGAGGCGAGGTACGAGGAGCCGGTCAGCTTCGAGTGGCACGGCTGGACGGTCTGCAAACCGGGACTGTGGAGCCAGGGCCCGGTCTTCCTCCAGCAACTCGCCCTGTTGCCTGATGAGTTGACGCAGTTCTCTCCCGTGCAGGGCGCCCCGGCGTACGGCAGCCCGGAGTATCTGCACACCCTGATCGAGGGCGGCAAGCTGGCGATGGCCGATCGAGAGGCCTGGTACGGGGACAACGCCCAGCACGCCGAGGTCACGGCGGCCGAGCTGCTCGACCCCGCCTACAGCGTCGAACGCCGCGCCCTGATCAGCGAGTTCGCCTCGGCCGAGCTGCGCCCAGGCCGCCCCGGCGGCCGCCTGCCCCGGCTCGGCCGACGGGCCGTCGACGCGCTCCGCCTCGGCAGTTCACCGGCAGCGGCGCTCGGCAGCGGCGAACCCAGCATGAGTGAACCGAGCATGAGTGAACCCAGCATGAGCGAGCCGAGCATCAGCGAACCGAGCGCCAGCGACCCGTCCATCGCCGCCGACGGCTCCACCAAGGGCGACACCTGCCACCTGGATGTGGTCGACCGCTGGGGCAACATGGTCTCCGCCACCCCCAGCGGCGGTTGGCTGCAGTCCAGCCCCGTCGTCCCGCAGCTCGGCTTCCCGCTCGGGACCCGCCTGCAGATGGCCCAACTCGAACCGGGGCTGCCCAACTCCCTCTCCCCCGGCCGCCGTCCGCGCACCACGCTGAGCCCCTCACTGGCGCTGCGCGGCGGCGAGCCGGTGCTGGCGTTCGGCACCCCGGGCGGTGACGCCCAGGACCAGTGGAGCCTGCACTTCTTCCTCGCCGTCGCGCTGCGCGAGCCGGTGCGCGGCGGACTCGACCTGCAGGGCGCGATCGACGCCCCGAACTGGCACCACGACAGCTTCCCGTCCTCGTTCCACCCGCACGCCATGCATCCGGCCCGGGTCAACGTCGAATCGCGGATCGGTGACGATGCCATCGCCGAACTGCGCCGGCGCGGGCACCGCGTGCGGGTCGGCGGGCCGTGGAGCGAGGGCCGGCTGAGCGCGGTGGCCCGCGATCCGCAGACCGGGATCCTGTCCGCGGGCGCGAACCCGCGCGGCATGCAGGGCTACGCGGCCGGACGCTGA
- a CDS encoding DUF2461 domain-containing protein has product MTFEGWQDEALEFYERLETDNSKTFWTEHREVYDRAVRQPMVELLDQLEPEFGPGKIFRPNRDVRFSADKAPYKTHVGGYLEAGGYIQLSADGLACGNGMYHLAADQLERYRAAVAEDLSGAELERVIARVTKAGPVVSGRDALKTAPRGYPKDHPRIALLRNKGLVAWQEWEPADWLGTPEAYRRITTFLRASQPLKDWLDGHVGPSELPPR; this is encoded by the coding sequence GTGACCTTCGAAGGCTGGCAGGACGAGGCGCTGGAGTTCTACGAGCGCCTGGAGACCGACAACTCGAAGACCTTCTGGACGGAGCACCGGGAGGTCTACGATCGCGCGGTGCGCCAACCGATGGTGGAGCTGCTCGACCAACTGGAGCCGGAGTTCGGCCCCGGCAAGATCTTCCGTCCCAACCGGGACGTCCGGTTCAGCGCCGACAAGGCCCCGTACAAGACGCACGTCGGCGGCTACCTGGAGGCCGGCGGCTACATCCAGCTCTCCGCCGACGGGCTGGCCTGCGGCAACGGCATGTACCACCTGGCCGCCGACCAGCTGGAGCGCTACCGTGCCGCGGTGGCCGAGGACTTGAGCGGCGCCGAGCTGGAGCGGGTGATCGCCCGGGTCACCAAGGCCGGCCCGGTGGTCTCGGGTCGTGACGCGCTGAAGACGGCGCCCCGCGGCTACCCCAAGGACCACCCGCGGATCGCGCTGCTCCGCAACAAGGGCCTGGTCGCCTGGCAGGAGTGGGAACCCGCCGACTGGCTGGGCACGCCCGAGGCCTACCGGCGGATCACCACCTTCCTGCGCGCCTCGCAGCCGCTGAAGGACTGGCTGGATGGCCACGTGGGCCCCAGCGAACTCCCGCCGCGCTGA
- a CDS encoding aldo/keto reductase, translating into MSTGTSTREPVTAAAAGTWKLGDLTVNRVGFGAMRLTQHGEAFANDAAPSDRGQAIGLLRRAVELGVNHLDTAAFYFSPLRSANELINRALAPYSEDLVITTKVGPSRSPSGEFLPHATPAQLRGQVEENLRQLGRDHLDVVNLRIIGTDSIAERFGALAELRTAGLIRQLGLSNVHPHHLAEAQAIAPVVCVQNRYGIGIRPDHDEFLRDCGRQGIAFVPFYSIAGTGGQAGTSGEASEEVLAIARAHGVSGAQVRIAWTLHRGPHVLAIPGTGNPAHLVANVAAGALRLGEDELAVLDGLHQRGA; encoded by the coding sequence ATGTCCACAGGGACCAGCACCCGGGAACCCGTCACCGCGGCGGCAGCCGGCACCTGGAAGCTCGGCGATCTGACCGTCAACCGGGTCGGATTCGGCGCGATGCGCCTGACGCAGCACGGCGAGGCGTTCGCCAACGATGCCGCGCCGAGCGATCGAGGCCAGGCAATCGGCCTGCTGCGCCGGGCGGTTGAGCTCGGCGTGAACCACCTCGACACGGCGGCGTTCTACTTCTCACCGCTGCGCTCCGCCAACGAGCTGATCAACCGGGCGCTGGCCCCCTACTCCGAGGACCTGGTCATCACCACCAAGGTCGGGCCGAGTCGGAGCCCGTCGGGCGAGTTCCTGCCACACGCCACCCCGGCGCAGTTGCGCGGCCAGGTGGAGGAGAACCTGCGTCAACTCGGCCGCGACCACCTCGACGTGGTGAACCTGCGCATCATCGGGACCGACTCGATCGCCGAACGCTTTGGCGCACTGGCCGAGTTGCGCACGGCCGGGCTGATCCGCCAGCTCGGACTCTCCAATGTCCACCCGCACCACCTCGCCGAGGCCCAGGCCATCGCGCCGGTGGTCTGCGTACAGAACCGGTACGGCATCGGCATTCGGCCCGACCACGACGAGTTCCTGCGCGACTGCGGTCGACAGGGCATCGCGTTCGTGCCGTTCTACTCGATCGCCGGTACCGGCGGCCAGGCGGGCACGAGTGGCGAAGCCAGCGAGGAGGTGCTCGCCATCGCCCGGGCCCACGGGGTCAGCGGGGCGCAGGTGCGGATCGCCTGGACGCTGCACCGCGGCCCGCACGTGCTGGCCATCCCCGGTACCGGCAACCCGGCTCACCTGGTCGCCAACGTGGCCGCCGGGGCGCTGCGCCTCGGCGAGGACGAGCTGGCCGTGCTGGACGGTCTCCACCAGCGCGGCGCGTGA